In a single window of the Salvelinus namaycush isolate Seneca chromosome 18, SaNama_1.0, whole genome shotgun sequence genome:
- the adra2b gene encoding alpha-2B adrenergic receptor yields MIVFTIVGNIFVIIAVLTSRALRGPQNLFLVSLAAADILVATLIIPFSLANELLGYWYFKSLWCEIYLALDVLFCTSSIAHLCAISLDRYLSISRVTYSRQRTPMRIKASIVVVWLISAIISFPPLLSLNKSEPGGEGSERGPQCQLNDERWYILYSTVGSFFAPCLIMILVYMRIYQIAKQRTQNPPGEPRKDGVGCATPSQTPRGIQANGKEEGGKTPAIPHKTSSIRPPTLAITPSLSPDQANETPSSPTPNNLLHPPDPSLAPTPTTTSPPTSPLGPSHSSVSPSPSPSSTLPPLSQAKPKDGEKKGKKGKKGKKYNNNGDSSNSSDSDMEHEGGGRRGVNTPSMAGSPGIHSPATIQKYRDMIATSKGARLVAGRRSKPDTTPGAARRKAMVNREKRFTFVLAVVIGVFVVCWFPFFFSYSLQAICPETCALPDPLFKFFFWIGYCNSCLNPVIYTIFNQDFRKAFKKILCKNTKGTFF; encoded by the coding sequence ATGATAGTCTTTACCATCGTGGGAAACATCTTTGTCATCATCGCAGTCCTGACCAGCCGTGCACTCAGAGGACCACAGAACCTGTTTTTAGTGTCGCTAGCAGCTGCGGACATTTTAGTGGCAACCCTCATCATCCCGTTTTCCCTGGCCAATGAACTGCTGGGTTACTGGTACTTCAAGTCTCTGTGGTGTGAGATCTACCTGGCGCTGGACGTTCTGTTCTGTACTTCCTCTATAGCTCACCTATGCGCCATCTCATTAGACCGTTACCTGTCCATCAGCCGGGTTACCTACTCCCGCCAGCGCACACCCATGCGTATCAAAGCCTCCATCGTGGTGGTGTGGCTCATCTCGGCCAtcatctcctttcctcctctcctgtcgCTGAATAAGAGCGAGCCAGGTGGCGAGGGTAGTGAGAGGGGGCCTCAGTGCCAGCTGAACGACGAGCGCTGGTACATTCTCTACTCCACTGTCGGCTCCTTCTTCGCCCCTTGTCTCATCATGATCCTGGTCTACATGAGGATCTACCAGATCGCCAAGCAGCGCACACAGAACCCGCCAGGCGAGCCCAGGAAGGATGGGGTGGGCTGTGCCACCCCAAGTCAAACCCCTCGGGGGATCCAAGCCAacgggaaggaggagggagggaaaacCCCAGCTATTCCCCATAAAACTTCCAGCATCAGACCACCCACCCTGGCTATTACTCCATCACTGTCCCCCGACCAGGCCAATGAGACCCCCTCTTCTCCCACCCCCAATAACCTCCTTCATCCTCCGGATCCATCCCTAGCTCCAACCCCAACCACCACCTCCCCTCCTACCTCACCCCTGGGTCCCTCACACTCTtcagtctccccctctccctctccctcctccacccttcCCCCACTTTCCCAGGCCAAACCCAAAGATGGGGAGAAGAAGGGGAAGAAGGGGAAGAAGGGGAAAAAGTATAACAATAATGGGGATAGCTCAAACAGCTCTGACAGTGACATGGAGCacgagggaggggggaggaggggagtcAACACCCCTAGCATGGCGGGTTCACCCGGCATCCACTCCCCTGCCACCATCCAGAAGTACAGGGACATGATCGCCACATCTAAGGGGGCTCGGCTGGTGGCGGGGAGAAGGTCTAAGCCAGACACCACTCCAGGAGCGGCACGTCGTAAAGCCATGGTGAACCGAGAGAAGCGTTTCACGTTCGTCCTGGCCGTGGTGATCGGAGTGTTTGTCGTCTGTTGGTTCCCTTTCTTCTTCTCCTACTCGCTGCAGGCCATCTGTCCTGAGACCTGCGCCCTCCCTGATCCCCTCTTTAAGTTCTTCTTCTGGATTGGCTACTGCAACTCCTGTCTGAACCCCGTCATATACACCATCTTCAACCAGGACTTCAGGAAGGCCTTCAAGAAGATCCTTTGTAAGAACACCAAGGGCACCTTCTTCTAG